Proteins from one Amycolatopsis benzoatilytica AK 16/65 genomic window:
- a CDS encoding electron transfer flavoprotein subunit beta/FixA family protein, with protein sequence MTNIVVLVKQVPDTYSERKLSGSDNTLDRESADAVLDEINEKAVEEALKIKEAGEGEVTVISVGPDRATDAIRKALSMGADKAIHVSDEALHGSDAIATAKVIAAAVGKVEGYDLIIAGNEASDGRGAAVPAILAELLGLPQLTYVRQLTVEGSAVKADRETEDGITHLEANLPALVSVSEKINEPRYPSFKGIMAAKKKPVETLTIADLGIDAGEVGLANAWSTVVEASPKPPRTAGEKVEDEGDGGSKVAEYLVAQKLI encoded by the coding sequence ATGACGAACATCGTTGTCCTGGTCAAGCAGGTACCGGACACCTACTCGGAGCGGAAGCTCTCCGGTTCCGACAACACCCTTGACCGCGAATCCGCCGACGCCGTGCTCGACGAGATCAACGAGAAGGCTGTCGAAGAGGCCCTCAAGATCAAGGAAGCCGGCGAAGGCGAGGTCACCGTGATCTCGGTCGGCCCGGACCGCGCCACCGACGCGATCCGCAAGGCGCTGTCCATGGGCGCCGACAAGGCCATCCACGTGTCCGACGAGGCGCTGCACGGCTCCGACGCGATCGCCACCGCGAAGGTCATCGCCGCCGCTGTCGGCAAGGTCGAGGGCTACGACCTGATCATCGCCGGCAACGAAGCGTCCGACGGCCGCGGTGCCGCGGTGCCCGCGATCCTGGCCGAGCTGCTGGGCCTGCCGCAGCTGACTTACGTTCGCCAGCTGACGGTCGAAGGCTCCGCCGTGAAGGCTGACCGCGAGACCGAAGACGGCATCACCCACCTCGAGGCGAACCTGCCGGCGCTGGTGAGCGTGAGCGAGAAGATCAACGAGCCGCGCTACCCGTCCTTCAAGGGCATCATGGCCGCGAAGAAGAAGCCGGTCGAGACGCTGACCATCGCCGACCTGGGCATCGACGCGGGCGAGGTCGGCCTCGCCAACGCGTGGTCGACCGTCGTCGAGGCATCGCCGAAGCCGCCGCGCACCGCGGGCGAGAAGGTCGAGGACGAGGGCGACGGCGGTTCGAAGGTCGCCGAGTACCTGGTCGCGCAGAAGCTCATCTGA
- a CDS encoding DegV family protein, translating to MSAHIAVVTDSTSCLPEQLAAQWRIGVVQVQLHVGDQTDDEHRFDRGELVQAMKSGTTVTTSPPDPGAFFWAYQDAASAGASAIVSLHISGRLSQTVEAAREAAQQVRIPVHILDSGTASMSLGYAAISAARVAAAGGQLERVLDAAERRVRNSTEIIYVDTLEYLRRSGRIGAAQSMLGSAFAIKPLLTVRNGEVSPLARVPGAKRAMNRLVDLAVKAAGDQQVDLAVTRFGSDESEVVRRLRERVPGAGEIVVADASTVIGAHVGPGALSITVSPTN from the coding sequence ATGTCCGCGCACATCGCCGTAGTCACCGACTCGACCTCGTGCTTGCCCGAGCAGCTCGCCGCCCAGTGGCGAATCGGCGTCGTCCAGGTTCAGCTGCACGTCGGAGACCAAACGGACGACGAGCACCGCTTCGATCGGGGCGAGCTCGTCCAGGCCATGAAGTCCGGCACGACCGTCACGACGTCCCCGCCCGATCCAGGCGCGTTTTTCTGGGCCTACCAGGACGCGGCGTCGGCCGGTGCGTCGGCGATCGTGAGCCTGCACATCTCCGGACGGCTGTCGCAGACCGTGGAAGCAGCGCGGGAAGCCGCCCAGCAGGTGCGGATCCCGGTCCACATCCTCGACAGCGGAACGGCCAGCATGAGCCTCGGCTACGCGGCGATCTCGGCAGCGCGCGTCGCGGCTGCCGGCGGACAGCTCGAACGGGTACTGGACGCCGCCGAACGCCGGGTCCGCAACTCGACCGAGATCATCTACGTCGACACGCTCGAGTACTTGCGGCGATCGGGACGGATCGGCGCGGCCCAGTCGATGCTCGGAAGCGCGTTCGCGATCAAGCCGCTGCTCACCGTCCGCAATGGCGAGGTGAGCCCTCTCGCCCGGGTTCCAGGCGCCAAGCGGGCGATGAACCGGCTCGTCGACCTGGCTGTGAAGGCGGCTGGCGACCAGCAGGTGGACCTCGCGGTAACCCGGTTCGGTTCCGACGAGAGCGAGGTCGTCCGGCGGCTGCGCGAACGGGTGCCGGGCGCGGGCGAGATCGTGGTGGCCGACGCGAGCACCGTGATCGGCGCCCACGTCGGCCCGGGCGCGCTCAGCATCACGGTGTCGCCGACGAACTGA